Below is a window of Mucilaginibacter sp. PAMC 26640 DNA.
GCTCGCCGATCCCAAGTGGATCGGCATGCTAAGTTTATACTTAGTTACCCGGTGGTAATAGGAAGCTATCCATATAGAGTCAACAATCAACTTCTATCAATCTAACAAAACAGAACCCCGGCTTCAAAACCGGGGCTGAAAAAGGTGTTTTGATCAATAGCTGTAATTTTTATACGTCACTAAAACGGCTATAGTTATCTCTAAAGCAAAAAAACCCTTCGCAATGTATCCGAAGAGTTTTTACTATTGACTAAAGGACACCCCTGCTCTCTAGCTGCAATTTAAACACAATCTATTCGATTTAGTTTATTCAGCAAATAATTTGTTAAGAGGCAACAAGTTCTACTTCATCGGTTTTATTCAAAATTCGAATTTTTAAGGCCTCGTTATAATCTTCAAGTAATTGGATGTATTTATCTTTCCGTTGTTCAGCGTTAGCACCCATGTTAACAACAATTGTAAGACTTTGGGTTTGACGGTTTCTAATGTCAAACTGTTCCTATTGAATAAATCAGGAAATTCCTTAGCAAAATCGTGTCTAATGATTAGTCCAATTTTATAGATAACGTCATGCTTAAGATTTCGGTTTTGAAAATAATTGTAGATCGATCGTCTGTTCACTTTCAATTCGGTAGCCAGATCGGTTATACTATAGCCATTTCTTCTAACTACATACTCAACTATTTGACCGTTGTGATTTTCCATTGTTATCTATTGAGTGATCAGATACTCAATAGTGTTGCCAGAAGTTAATTTAACAACCAATAGATGTAAAGTATACAGGATATTACTTTTAGATTAATTAAGTTTATAATCGCTAAATAAAAAGTATTGATAAGGAAAAAATTAAACATTCTTACGAATGAGTATAACCCCATACTTGCGCACTGTGAGGAATTTTTACACAAATTTTGTCCATCGGATGATCTCAATGGAACGGTATAATTGTTATAAAAATTGAAAAAGTCAACAATGAACACTGATCTTATAATGTCTAACGTTATTATCATCGTAATTCGAAATTGTACTGATATCACCTTCTAAATACACCATCATGCCTTCAGAAACAGATGCGAATGCGGACGAGGCACGATGACTATGCATTAATATGTGATGGCATTCATATGCTCTGACCCATTTCTAATTTTCTTTTTTGTGACAAGATCGAACAAGACCGTTAATGAGCGATTTGTCGCTTCCTCATATCGAGGTTTACTAATTACCTGACCGATAAGAATTATTCTATTAACTCCCGGCATACTTTGATTTGGATATAAGTGAATAGAAATAAAACTACAAAGATCTCTTTAATACAATTTGAATAGTTAGTTTAAAAGCAATTCATTGTAAGCTTCCAATAGCCTAATATATTTATCCTTCCACTTATCTGAATCATCATTTGAGGTACTGGAATTTATATTAGTAAGTTTCTTGTTAAAACTATCAGGTGCAAAATCATCCGGAGTGAAGTATTCGGGAAATTCAATAGAAAAATCATATTTTATTGTTTGACCAACAACAAGGATTAACGATTTTTTTAAGTCTTTTTGTTGAAATAAATTATAAATTGTTCTCCTATGTACATCCATCTCTTTCGCTAAATCAGTTATGCTGATACCGTTCTTTCGAACGACATACTCTAAAATATGTCCATCGTGTTTTTCCATGTAATTGTGCAGTTAAATGTTAATTTCCCGGAACTTCCGAGTATCATCCTGTAAAGTGTATCAAGTTCGAACGGTTTTGTCAAATAATCGTCGAACCCTTGCTGAAGGCACCGATCCTCAATGTCATAATTAGCTATAAGAGCAATGACACGGTTGTCGATGTATGAGGTTTTAAGTTGTTTGAGGCAGGTATGCAATGCAGTCCATATAAATTAAAATCCAGTATTATTAGCTCAAGTCTTTGAATAGAAATCATGCTAAAGAAAATTTTATCACGATCTTAAAATGACTAAACTTTGTAATCAGTTTGTTCTAATACAACGGTAAAAATATAAATGCTCCTCATCATAGTCCTAAACAATTATCGTTTTCATAAAAAATTCAAAATGGGATTAAGGTTTACGAAGACACAACATACCTACACCCATCCATCAATAATTCGATTCATAGTGATATGGTCAAGAATTATGCTATTTAAGCATCAACTTGCGGATAGTGTTCGTTGCGTTGTCGGAAAAATAAATACTGTTTTCATGGTCTCCCAAAGCCAGGCTATAAGCATGTACATCTGCTTTCGCGCCTACACCATCACGGCCATCAGGCGTAGTACTGTTAGGGCCAGCAAGGACTGATAATTTGTCATTCTCAATCTTCAGAATTTTTCCACTAGCTGCCAGGTACATCGTACGACTATCTGCATTTAAAACTATACTGGTAATGAAACCGGAAATTAAATTTGAATAAAGAAGTGATGTTACACCTGATGGCGTATACTTAAAAAGGCGCGGTCCAATAGCAAAGTATATAACCCGGTTTCTGCCAACGAATAATCCTCTAAAACTTTGCCCTCGACCTTGCTCTTCTTCGGTTAACAAGTCTTTATTATAAGTTATATCATCCCGTCCTGTAGAGCCGTCTGGATTAACTATGTGTTTTAAGATGTTGTCACCTCTAGAAAACCAGAAAAAATCTTCATATGGGTCCTTTGCCAATGCACCATGGGCTGTATAGGTACTTTCGTAGCCGGCCACAAAATTTCCTTTCTTGTCAAAAGTGTAAGTCAGTCCTGCCTGATCAACAAGATAACTGAGAACATGGACATTTCCAGCGTCATCAACTCCTACAGAGGTAGGGTTTTGCAGGTCATAATATTGAGGTGTTTTTAATACAAGCGTTGAAACGTTGCCATCAACACTGAGTTTTCGAATAGCACTGTTACCATTGTCAGCGATATAGATAGATCCATCTTTAGCCAATTGTATACCCAGGGGAAGTTTGAAACGAGCGGTCTTTGCAGAGCCATCAGTGTAACCTGGATTGTTAGGTACACCAGCAATCGTACTTACCACATTGTACGCCGTTAATCCGCTTGTTGCTAAAGTATTGGATTTATCATTTGCTTTTTCTAAGGTGCCAGAAAGCTGAACATCTTTTCTACAGCTTTGAGTTATAAACAGCCCACACGTTAATAAGCTTAAAATTACAGTTTTAACTACTTTGTTTTTCATGAAGAGTTTAATTACAATCAAATTTAACGGCAAAACTGATGGTTTGATTCCAATGTTAATTATTGTTCAAATTATGTGGACGTTGTCCTAGTTATGTGAAAATATTTGGTAAAATGCCATTAAAGGTAGTCTCACTAGATTATGAATTACCTCACTCATTGATAGGCATACCTAGCGAACAATTTATGATCAATATTAAGATAAGGTTTAACTAGTTCATTTGCAATTTGTGGGCTAAACGTTAATTGCGTAATCAACTCCTCCGGCATGTATCGTAACAGCCTGATCAATGATTCTAGAGCAGTAATTTTGCCTGTGATGGGAAAGTGCCTGTTAGCCGCATTAGCCTCGCGTACCTTTAGGAACAATTTGATATGAGGTGTTCTAGCACGGCTGAACCTTGGCCGAATACCCTAATGCCTAAGATATATAGTAATATCACGCAAATAGATTTCGTAGATGGTAGCTTTCCCGGCTTCTGGACCGGACAAGGTAAGTGATTATCAAGGCAAATAAAAGTGAAGTACCTAAAATCATCGTGATCAAAATCAGATTGCTCAATTCATTAAAAACAATGACCATAACAATACATAAAATATTGATAGCGGCCAGTAGAAAGGTTGTCTGCGAATGGCTGAGACCCAATCGTAATACTAGGTGGTGTATGTGATTCCTATCAGCAGTGAAAGGCGAAATACCTCTGAGAATTCTCAGGGTAAAGACTCTAAGGGTATCAAATACCGGTCCGATCAGAATAGCCAACGTCAGCGCCGGCGCGGGAAAGTTTAAAGGTGCATTGGTTGACGAAGATTTATTGATCTCTAAGAATTTTATGGTCAGAAAGGCTGAAATTAGGCCAAGCAGCAAAGAACCGGTGTCGCCCATAAATATCTTCGCAGGCGTTAGATTAAAACGCAAAAATCCGACGACGGCTCCCGTAATGCTTAAAGCTATCGCGGCCAGCTGTAACTGTCCGATATAAATAAACAATATGGTGAAACTGCCGTTCACGACAACGCAGGTGACGGCAGCAAGACCGTCAATACCATCGATGAGATTAAAGGCATTGACGATCAATACAATAAATAAAAGGGAAAGTATAACACTAAGGAAATAACTGATCTCGTAGATACCAAATATGCCGTATAGACTGGTTAGCCGGATATTGCCGGGAAGAACAAGGATGGCAGCGACAAAAAACTGGATCAGGAATTTCGTGCTTGAATTAACCCCGGAAAGGTCATCTTTCAGGCCCACGGCGAAAAGGACAATG
It encodes the following:
- a CDS encoding undecaprenyl-phosphate alpha-N-acetylglucosaminyl 1-phosphate transferase, which gives rise to MNNFHWYYILVFLLSVLFTWLCIPSILHVARARHLYDDVGHFRKQHDHGIPRLGGVAIFASFNITLLLLSMVDNSLPLTHLLTASIVLFAVGLKDDLSGVNSSTKFLIQFFVAAILVLPGNIRLTSLYGIFGIYEISYFLSVILSLLFIVLIVNAFNLIDGIDGLAAVTCVVVNGSFTILFIYIGQLQLAAIALSITGAVVGFLRFNLTPAKIFMGDTGSLLLGLISAFLTIKFLEINKSSSTNAPLNFPAPALTLAILIGPVFDTLRVFTLRILRGISPFTADRNHIHHLVLRLGLSHSQTTFLLAAINILCIVMVIVFNELSNLILITMILGTSLLFALIITYLVRSRSRESYHLRNLFA